AGAAGAAGAACGACAGATGAAACTTTTGGAAATGGTGGAAGGTCAAATTCAAATTTCTGCAGATGCGATAGAAACTTTGGATGATCAGAGTATCAAAAAGATGATTCTTTCATTCGAAAAACGTGTTCTAAAAAACCAAGAAATGCGAATTAAATTTTCCGATAATCCCGAAAAATTCATGGAATCGGAACTGGACTTGAACGATATAGTTTCTGAAATGAAAGTACTTGCTACGATGCCTGAACATTATCATTACTTAGTAGAATTACGTGCTGTTAACTCATTTCTTGCTCTGGTAAATCATGCGAATGCAGACATTTCGATTGCAGTCATTGATTTATTACAAGAACTAACAGATATTGATACATTAACTGAAAATGAAGAAGGTGCAGAGGTCCTAATTGATGCTCTGATGGATGGGCAAGTATCATCTCTTCTTGTACAAAATATGGATAGATTAGATGAAACAGTAAAGGAAGAAGCTGAAGCTGTTCACCACACCTTGGGagtaattgaaaatatgatCGAACTAAAGCCAGAATTATGTCCAGTTCTTGCACAGCAAGATTTGTTACAATGGCTCCTCAAAAggttaaaattgaaaaaggaaTTTGATGCCAATAAACTATATTGTGCTGAAATCTTGTCAATATTACTTCAAAGACATGATGAGACAAGGAAACTACTTGGAGAACATGATGGTATTGACATTTTATTACAACTTCTAGCTGTTTATAAACGAAATGATCCAATATCATCAGAAGAAACTGAACTCATGGAGAACCTTTTTAACTGCCTTTGCTCTTCATTATTGTATGAAGGAAATCGATCACTATTCTTGAAAGGTGAGGGACTACAACTCATGAATTTAATGTTAAGGGAGAAAAAGATGTCAAGAAACAGTGCGTTGAAAGTTCTTGATCATGCTATGACTGGATATCATGGTGCAGACAACTGTGccaaatttgttgaaattctcGGTTTACGAACTCTTTTCCCACTGTTTATGAGGCCTCCGAAAAAGCAGAAGAAAGGCGGAGTCAGAGTAAAAGTACACGAAGAACATGTTGTATCTATAATTTCCTCCATGTTACGAAATTTACAAGGACCACAACGGCAGAGATTGATTAGTAAATTCACTGAATCGGATTTAGCAAAAGTGGATCGTTTAATGGAGATACACTTCAAGTACTATTCCCGTGTACAAGCTGCAGAAAACAAGTTGGAAAAGGAGAAAGCAATGTTACAAGCAGAGGGAAAAGATTGGGACGAGGAAATGGAAGATGAACATTATATGAGTAGATTAGATGCCGGGCttttcattttacaacaagTAGATTATATTATTGTTGAAGTGGCATCTTCTGGTCTGTCAGCAATTAAACAACGCATTCAGCAGATATTAAATCTACGTGGCGGCTCTGTTAAAAGCATCAGAACAATCTTGCGAGAATATGCAGGAAGTATAGGGGAGGGAGAAGATGAATCTGCGAAAACAGAACAGCAGAGAATTATGGGTCTTGCTGACAAGTTCTGATGAATTCTAGAAATTTGCTCTGAAAGTTTTTAACAAAGAATAGctctcaaaactagaaaaaatgCTCATTGTCAACATTTTACTGGATGGCAGAAGGGAACAAGGCGAGGAAGGTGTGTGAATCTTcacaaaattgtcaaaatgttGGCAATACCTAccaagaataaaattaattccaTGCGCTGAGTAGTACTTTGCCAAGTGCCGTCTATGGATAGCAAAATATGTTGTACGTGATTTATTCAAATGGTCTTTGAGtaatcgtttattttttattatacaatgaATTCTCATTTCTGATTAGTTCCAAGTATGACTGGGGAATTCGCAGCTTAACGTTTTGTAAATTATAGTAGAATAATCCTCTTGTTATTCTGGACTACAACGTTTTTGCAATGTAACGCATATAAATTCTCATTGCCAAAGCTATGGTTGTAAACACGATAGCAAACCATCCACCTTAATTTTATTCTGTCTGAAGGGGGATTTGGTTAGCGACAGgctcagtggcgtatctagggtgtggcagccatgggcGCAAAAACGTCGAAaagtattaataataaaacgtttcaatgaaataatttcaaattaggAATAACTGAAACttgtatttttactcaaatattaACGTAGAAGTATCCTAATCCATTAATAATCATTACAAATTGTCATACAACTATCAAGGGGGCGCAATTTtagactttgccatgggcgccattttaagtagatacgccactggacAGACTACATGTGAACTCACTTGCTGGGATATATTTTATCGCACATCTTGAAATGTACATATGCTTAAATTAAAACAGTGAGTGGATTACGATTACAGTCACAAAATATCATGCGTCCACTTTACAACCTGTATGACAAAAAGAGAACAAGCGCTAACTAATTGTTATTTTACCAGAATCATTAGACTGACAGATTTTAAACCGACAACCAACAAAACACTAGAGACAGTTTAtacattttaattaaaaaaaagttaccAAACAAATTTTTTCTTAGATGAAACAACACAAAACATACCATCATGATTGAGCAAATTGCATGAAAACTCAGAAATCATAATTATAGAAAGGGAGTGGGTATATATTGCCAAGTTATCATATTTCGCCCATCTGTTTAATTTTAACGTGTAAATGACCTCAAATGCTTGCCTCTTGGTTTACCATAACCCCTTCCTCGTCTTGGAGGCATCCCACCCCATTTGTTAAAATTGAATGGCGGGGGCCCAAGAAGGGGTCGTCCAATCTTCATAAGGGCTTTGGCTCGGCCACCCCGGAAACCACCTGGCGATGAAAAGTTTCCACCAAAGTTCCTACCATTAGGAAATGACCAAGACTGTTGTGGCTTCACTTTAAAGTTGTCTCTGGGCGAAAATGAGCGTGTGGGGTCCCGCCCACGACCCCTGCCTCTTGGAAATCTGTCTGGCATTCTGCTTGTAAGGCTTCTGTTCCTAAACTTGTCGTTGGTGTTGGACAGAGGCTCAATATTCGTACCTGAGCCGAAATGATGTTGAAAATTGCCTCTGCCAAATCCTCTCATAGATCCACGACCTCTTCCGCGAGGTACATAATCTCTTTTGAATGGACGTGCAGTTCTTCTTGATGTTATGAATGTTGGTGGAGGTGGTGAGGGAGGGGGCAATTCAGTTTCTGTACCACCACCCTCTTCGTCTGCAGCTACAAAATCATCCACATGCATGGATGGTGGACGACTGGTATTTTGTTTTCTCTGTCTGAATAAGTCGTAATTTCTCCCCGAGGACATACCACCTCGTCCACGCCCTCTACCCCTGGGAGGGGGGCCAGCAAGTCCGTGTGAGCGTTTGATGTATGTCATTGTTTTTCCGTGTCGTGTTGAAAACGTTTCCATTTTCTTCAACCTCTTTGCTTTCGCTTCCATTCGAATCTTATCAATATCTGTTGTTTTGGCAGACTCTGTAAGTtcttttaaacttttttctaaACTGTATCCTGTGCAGAACTTCTCAGCCATATCAACAAGATCTGCCGAAATACTGCTTTTCGACTTGataatttttgatataaatGATTGTTCTGTGTTTCCCTGAAGAACGGACAATCTGGCAGCAAATATATCATCATCCCCGCCATATGCAAAAATCATTCTCATCTCAAACTGCTCCTGCAATGATAAAGGCTTGATGGCTTTGTCCTTCACATTCTTTTTCTCTTGAACTTTATGTTTCAGAACGTGTGATGTTCTCAATGTTTGACATAAAACTGTCACCTCATCCAGAGCACAGTTTACGAATTCATCATCAGACTCGTCCGCTTCAAGTTTTGTCTTCAATGAAATTAACGGGTGTGTCCCGGTAGCAAATTCTTTGTTCCATCTCAAGATCGAACGTATTTCAGCTTTCGTAAGATAACTGTGCCTACACTTTTCTGGTCTGCACAGAAGTCTCACAAAAATGCAGAAGTCCAATAGTGTGGCAACTGATTGCATATACTCTCTGGTCCATCTTCTCAAGATTGTTTCTAGAACATTATTCAGGGTGGAATGGTGTTTTATTAGAAGAGATCTAATCTCTTTGTACCATTCTTCAGTGGATACCAGTGATTTCAGAGAATGAAGAGCACAATGGATAGTTTGCAATGATGCTGAATTTAAACAGTCTACAGACAAACTCACAATGTCCTGTAAGTGAGATTGAGGAATCAAACTTGGTTGTGTCAATTTTGTAGGAACCAGTGTTATGTTTGGGTCAAGTAGAACCCTTGCAAGTCCCATAGTAGCTTCATTGAGACGTGACGACCTGtcatttatttgttgttttgcaGTTTTCCACAATGAATTCAAAGAATCTCTCTTATTTTCCTGAATAATACTCAAAATAGTTGCTTTCGATGAACCTTTCATTGCAATTTCTGACAATATGGATATTTGGTGTGAGTTATAAATGTACTCCTCTTCTTGGACAGGTTTGTCTTCAGCATTTTCTGTCTCTACCACTGGCTTGGAAGCATGAACGCAAGTATCAAGAACTACATTAATAACCGCTTGTGATAAAGTCGGAGAAAGATCTGAAATTTGTTGAATTAGCGGTATGAGAATTTCAAGCCATGGCAGACATGTTGAGTGGCATGCTACAGAAACTACATTAGATAGCTCATCCATCACTGATTGAAGGGATTCATCCCATGCAACTCTACATTTTTTTACCGACTTGATAGCTTCTCCATCCAGCTCATTGGAAATAACAATTGGTAATGGCAGTGGAAGCAGATGTGAAAGTAGAATCATTCCAGGCACCATAGACTGACAATGTTCCTGCATGCTGGAAATGATTTCAGTCAAAATCTTACTTTTCTGGTTCCCATCATCTGAAGTGTTGTTATCAGATGTTTTCAAGAGCAGGGTAAGTATGGatacaattaattctgttataaTGTCCAATTTTTCGATACATGACTGGCGTAATACAGTGTACATACCAGCATAGTGGTGAACTAGTAATTTTGTCAAACGATCTGGTTTGAATTTACCTTCAGGTGTACTGAGCAGCACTTTGAGCAAATGATTGACAAGTAGCAACAAGTTTTCTGATAATACAGTAACCAAATTATGGAAACTAGATGATAAGATTGTAGTTAGTGAATGCTGGCTATAACAAGGATAGGTGAAACATTTGTTAAGTTTTTCTATCCCATCTACCAATACTGAAAGACCTCCtccagaaaatatttgaatggagGTGCGGTACATTGACATTGGTATTTTTTCATCCATGGAAGACATCCTGAAAGCAAGGGGATGTTTCACATCACTGGTATTACATAATATTCGCAGTGCTGTGCATAATCCAGGACCAGACGTCATTAATGTATTCCACTCCAATTTTTCGAAAGTAGTTTTTAAAAATTCCATGCATCCCGCAATAGCATTTTGTGGGCTTTTCAATGTATTAAGAGGGCGTAACCACTCTTGTACCTCTTCTAGAGAATGACTCAATGTTGCAGCCTTAATAGTGCTCAAAATGACTTCATGATGTAATAAAAGATGGGACACATTCTGTGACATTTTCAAAGTTATAAGCAAAATGTTCATTGCGTATCCATTTGCTGCCATTTTCCGCTGAGGCTTTTTCCTTGGTTTTTCGAGATTCTCTTCTCTTTTTTTGTCTTCTCCCACATCCTTAGAATCCTCCTCATCTTTGGCAGGTGTTTCTTCTTTGTTGACTTTTTGTATACATGCTAATAATGTAAGTATATGATCATCCATACTTAAGATTTTTGCCACCCAATATTTTCCAAAAGTCTCGTAAGTTAGTGAATAAAGCATTTTTAGAATTTCAGCAGCTTCCTCTGCTATTGTTTCATCAAATTCTATTTCAGGAAATGTCCCAAGTTGATCCACACATTGTATACACTGAAGATGAATTGCTAATTTTGCACCAAGATGAGATGCAGTGCCCACAGATTCTATCTCAGTAGTGGACAAGTTTGGTGTAGAACATAATAAATGTCTAGCAATGcaataaacacaattaaaatttgatgcCAAAAAAAGCAATCCATCCTGTCGCATCATTAAAATATCCAGAAACGTATAAGTCGCTTCGTAAACATCTTGTATGCTTGAAATTACAGGAGTACAAAGCAAAGCCTGGACAGCAGGGAGAATCTGGTAATATTCCATCATGCGAAACATACTGTTCAATGCAGGACCATCTGCAATTTCCTCTAAATTTGATTCTGTAGGAAAAACCcgttttggaagttgagcaataGTTGATTTGATGTTCTGTATAGTGTGAGTTATCAGTCTCAATGATTCCAATATGTTTTCAACATCGTTCACTTTTATGTTAGCTTCATCAGTACAAATGGCAGCTTCTAGAGGAACAGTTGTATCTTCTGGAGGGGTGTGTGGTACATGTATTTGCTGAGCATCACCATCAGAAAGTTTTTCAGTAAACTCTTGGTTTTCATAATTACGAAGATTTTTGTTCGTacttttttctttattaattaGTCGAAAGTGATCAGTATCATCTTCTTCATCATTTGAAGTAGATGACATAACAACCATTTCTTCCTCCTCCATGACAACCTCCTCAACAACATCGCTTTCCATATCCTCAGTCATGTACTCATcttcgaaaaaatattcatcttcAGCATTAGGTATTTTTTCGGTTATCAGATCATGTACAACCGTTTTAAGTCGCCACATAGAATGAAACAATGTTATTTTGTTTATAAGTCTAGATAATGCTTCAGCTACTCTCGCAGCCTGTGGCATTAGCATGACCTCAACAAGTGCTGAGTATTGTTCAGAAGAAACTATTCCTTCTTCATTAATGTATGCACCAATTGATAATGGCCATGACAAATAAGCATCTAAAGCATGGacaatcattatttttaaagaagACGCCATATATTTCATACAAAGCAAAGATATGAGCTTTGAATCCAGTTTTGATGATGTAAAATATGATACAATGTCTTGTGTAGTAGAACAGAGTTTGTGAGCTAAATTGATCCCACATTTCAGCATCCTAAGGTTAGTTCCGATAGATTGTGTAGACGCTGCAGCACTATCTAATCCAGTGAGTACCCACATAACAAGCAACGATATATATTGGTCATACTTCTCCCGATGGTTAACTCCGATCAATGGAAGAGCTGTCGAGATAAGAGGAATGAATTCCTCTATTACTGCAACCCATTCCTTCCCTTGTTCTGCATTTAATATCAGAACTGGCAAACCAGAGTCCGTAGTTTGTATTTTACCAATTTTTCTCGCTTTAGTGAATAGAGATTCAAATCTAGCAACATCAGCTTCATCCCCATTTTGGTGAGGCTGTTCCTGCTCCTGCTGTAAAAGCAGATTGTTGCATTCAATCTCAAATTCGCTCATTTCTGGGTGATTAAAATGCATCAGCTGAACGGGTTCCATCATAAAAGGATTAAAAGCCATTGTACTGGTGGAACTGAGAACTTCAACATCTATTAAATCCTCCATATCTTGTAAAGCCGCAGCACGTTCCTCTTCAATCTCTTCTTCACTGATTTCTTCATATTCTCCACCCATCCACTGGCTACGTTCTTTTGCATGGTCTTCCCCTTTACTATCGACACCATGTCCTATATCTTTAGTCTCACTGTTATCTTCAGACAGGCGTTGCTCTCTTTTGTTTTCACCGTGATCAGTTTGTAAATTCCGTTCATTTCCACTTCTTTGCTTATGAATACCTACATCGATGTTGTCAACTATTTCATGTCGCATGTGCTGTCTCTGATGGAatgctttatttttatctttatacGAAAAATGATCACCATCATTTCTAAATGAGTTATCCTGCTCCGTGCCTGAAAGCAATGTTTTTCGACCCCCCATTACCCTGTTATAATCCATTCTCTCACCCATATAGTTTTTGTGGCCGAACCCCTTATTCCGCTGTTGACGTCTATCATAGTATGGCGGAGGAATAGCATCTAGGTCCATGTCATCCTCCTGGAATCCGAAATCATCTAAAACTCCCCTAGGATTGTCGTCAATTCCTCGTCGCATAAACTCTGCTTCTCCTGTTGCAGGAAAAGATGCCATAAGCGGTTCTGGTTTGTCTAGTTCTTTTGGCAATTGTGGTACATCTTGCACACCTCGAATATACACTGACCTTCCTTCAGGTTTCTCATGAATAATAAGTGAAGGAGTTTTCATATTTAAATCTAGAAGAGGTGGAGTGGTGCCAACATCACTAAGAAT
This is a stretch of genomic DNA from Styela clava chromosome 2, kaStyClav1.hap1.2, whole genome shotgun sequence. It encodes these proteins:
- the LOC120336886 gene encoding beta-catenin-like protein 1 is translated as MNIGELLDYKPNLGKRDIDGNDNPSEKPKKKAARLQLGNDMSVTSGIKRGFNTVQTTQSISNIEEEERQMKLLEMVEGQIQISADAIETLDDQSIKKMILSFEKRVLKNQEMRIKFSDNPEKFMESELDLNDIVSEMKVLATMPEHYHYLVELRAVNSFLALVNHANADISIAVIDLLQELTDIDTLTENEEGAEVLIDALMDGQVSSLLVQNMDRLDETVKEEAEAVHHTLGVIENMIELKPELCPVLAQQDLLQWLLKRLKLKKEFDANKLYCAEILSILLQRHDETRKLLGEHDGIDILLQLLAVYKRNDPISSEETELMENLFNCLCSSLLYEGNRSLFLKGEGLQLMNLMLREKKMSRNSALKVLDHAMTGYHGADNCAKFVEILGLRTLFPLFMRPPKKQKKGGVRVKVHEEHVVSIISSMLRNLQGPQRQRLISKFTESDLAKVDRLMEIHFKYYSRVQAAENKLEKEKAMLQAEGKDWDEEMEDEHYMSRLDAGLFILQQVDYIIVEVASSGLSAIKQRIQQILNLRGGSVKSIRTILREYAGSIGEGEDESAKTEQQRIMGLADKF
- the LOC120336887 gene encoding protein virilizer homolog; translated protein: MQLIFCNTYNFDSQGANGNWAVIKFPCMVAVDEIRIVPPGVKTHSQLHEDQFTGKTSPSKFRIEFFSDDRSASMTTYEHVGSMEYAEGSPNRFHPPSALYSEKLLLNGWFSQITIAVYGGILSDVGTTPPLLDLNMKTPSLIIHEKPEGRSVYIRGVQDVPQLPKELDKPEPLMASFPATGEAEFMRRGIDDNPRGVLDDFGFQEDDMDLDAIPPPYYDRRQQRNKGFGHKNYMGERMDYNRVMGGRKTLLSGTEQDNSFRNDGDHFSYKDKNKAFHQRQHMRHEIVDNIDVGIHKQRSGNERNLQTDHGENKREQRLSEDNSETKDIGHGVDSKGEDHAKERSQWMGGEYEEISEEEIEEERAAALQDMEDLIDVEVLSSTSTMAFNPFMMEPVQLMHFNHPEMSEFEIECNNLLLQQEQEQPHQNGDEADVARFESLFTKARKIGKIQTTDSGLPVLILNAEQGKEWVAVIEEFIPLISTALPLIGVNHREKYDQYISLLVMWVLTGLDSAAASTQSIGTNLRMLKCGINLAHKLCSTTQDIVSYFTSSKLDSKLISLLCMKYMASSLKIMIVHALDAYLSWPLSIGAYINEEGIVSSEQYSALVEVMLMPQAARVAEALSRLINKITLFHSMWRLKTVVHDLITEKIPNAEDEYFFEDEYMTEDMESDVVEEVVMEEEEMVVMSSTSNDEEDDTDHFRLINKEKSTNKNLRNYENQEFTEKLSDGDAQQIHVPHTPPEDTTVPLEAAICTDEANIKVNDVENILESLRLITHTIQNIKSTIAQLPKRVFPTESNLEEIADGPALNSMFRMMEYYQILPAVQALLCTPVISSIQDVYEATYTFLDILMMRQDGLLFLASNFNCVYCIARHLLCSTPNLSTTEIESVGTASHLGAKLAIHLQCIQCVDQLGTFPEIEFDETIAEEAAEILKMLYSLTYETFGKYWVAKILSMDDHILTLLACIQKVNKEETPAKDEEDSKDVGEDKKREENLEKPRKKPQRKMAANGYAMNILLITLKMSQNVSHLLLHHEVILSTIKAATLSHSLEEVQEWLRPLNTLKSPQNAIAGCMEFLKTTFEKLEWNTLMTSGPGLCTALRILCNTSDVKHPLAFRMSSMDEKIPMSMYRTSIQIFSGGGLSVLVDGIEKLNKCFTYPCYSQHSLTTILSSSFHNLVTVLSENLLLLVNHLLKVLLSTPEGKFKPDRLTKLLVHHYAGMYTVLRQSCIEKLDIITELIVSILTLLLKTSDNNTSDDGNQKSKILTEIISSMQEHCQSMVPGMILLSHLLPLPLPIVISNELDGEAIKSVKKCRVAWDESLQSVMDELSNVVSVACHSTCLPWLEILIPLIQQISDLSPTLSQAVINVVLDTCVHASKPVVETENAEDKPVQEEEYIYNSHQISILSEIAMKGSSKATILSIIQENKRDSLNSLWKTAKQQINDRSSRLNEATMGLARVLLDPNITLVPTKLTQPSLIPQSHLQDIVSLSVDCLNSASLQTIHCALHSLKSLVSTEEWYKEIRSLLIKHHSTLNNVLETILRRWTREYMQSVATLLDFCIFVRLLCRPEKCRHSYLTKAEIRSILRWNKEFATGTHPLISLKTKLEADESDDEFVNCALDEVTVLCQTLRTSHVLKHKVQEKKNVKDKAIKPLSLQEQFEMRMIFAYGGDDDIFAARLSVLQGNTEQSFISKIIKSKSSISADLVDMAEKFCTGYSLEKSLKELTESAKTTDIDKIRMEAKAKRLKKMETFSTRHGKTMTYIKRSHGLAGPPPRGRGRGRGGMSSGRNYDLFRQRKQNTSRPPSMHVDDFVAADEEGGGTETELPPPSPPPPTFITSRRTARPFKRDYVPRGRGRGSMRGFGRGNFQHHFGSGTNIEPLSNTNDKFRNRSLTSRMPDRFPRGRGRGRDPTRSFSPRDNFKVKPQQSWSFPNGRNFGGNFSSPGGFRGGRAKALMKIGRPLLGPPPFNFNKWGGMPPRRGRGYGKPRGKHLRSFTR